DNA sequence from the Burkholderia pyrrocinia genome:
TCTGGGTCCGGCAGACATTGGGATAAATGCCTATAATCCGGCAACACAATTCAACGACCCCGAACAATCCGAGGCTGCGTTCACCCACGAGGTAGCGCAGCCTCTTTGTTCCGGCGGCAAAAGGGTCCGCTTGCATATGGAACGCACATGCGAATGCCCGAAATCGCTCGTAGGGCAAGGAGTGAGGAGCGCCGTTTGGCCGAGCCAAACAAGCGACGAGCGACGCCGCCATACGGGCGATTTCGGGCATTCCCGTGACATGTTTTTTTTAATTTGGGGTTGCCACGAGAACGGCCGCTCGCCGCGTTGCGCTCCTTGGCGATACGTCAGTATTCGCGGCGTCGCGCGCCTCGCGAGCGGCCGTTCTCGTGGCAACGCATGCGCGTTCCATATACAAGCAGACCCTAGATTGCGGAGGTTGTGATGGACCGGCTTCAGGCCATGCAGGTGTTTACTCGCGTCGTCGATACAAGCAGCTTCACCAAGGCGGCAGAAACGCTCAGCTTGCCGCGGGCGTCCGTCACGACGATCATCCAGAATCTCGAAGCGTTCCTCGGCGTGCGGCTGATGCACCGGACCACGCGCCGGCTGTCGCTGACGCCGGACGGCGCCGCGTACTACGAAAGATGCGTGCGGATCCTCGCGGACGTCGAGGAAACCGAAGCGAGCTTCCAGGCCAACAACCGGAAGCCGCACGGAAAGTTGCGTATCGACATGCCGGGTTCGATCGGGCGGCTGCTCGTGATTCCGTCGCTGTGCGAATTCCACACGCGCTATCCGGACATCGACCTGCAGCTCGGCTTGTCCGACCGCCCGGTCGACCTGCTGCAGGAAGGCGTCGACTGCGTGATCCGCGTCGGCGCGCTGCAGGATTCGTCGCTCGTCGCGCGCCGGGTCGGCCTGTTCGAAGGCGTGACGGTCGCCGCGCCCTCGTATCTCGAGCACTTCGGCGAGCCGAAGACGATCGAGGACCTGAGCCAGCACAAGGCCGTCAACTATTTCTCGAGCCGCACCGGCCGCACGATCGACTGGTCGTTCCTGATCGACGGCAAGGAAACCGAGATCAAGATGGAAAGCATCGTGTCGGTAAACGACGCGGATGCGTACGTGACCTGCGGGATCGAAGGCTTCGGGCTGATCCAGCCGCCGCTCTTCATGGTGCTGCCACACCTGCGCGAAGGCCGGCTCAAGGAAGTGCTGCCCGGCATCAAGCCGCTGCCGATGCCGATCTCGGTCGTGTATCCGCACAGCCGCCATCTGTCGCCGAAGGTGCGCGTGTTCGTCGACTGGATCGCCGAAGTGTTCGACCGCTGCCCGCTGCTGAGCGGCAAGGGCAGCCTCGACGCGACGTGCAGCAAGCGCACGTTCGAGGAAGCCGAACGCGCACCGGCGCTCGATACGCCGGTCATCAACGAGTGGGTCGCGTAGGTCCGGCGTACCCGGGCCCTTTTTTCACTTCGCTCTCCACGCACGCATGAATTCCGCGGCCCCCATGCCGGGTGCGCCGCGGCCGGGCCGCTTCGCGCGCGCCATCGCCCGCGCCAGTTGCGCGCGCTGCGCGCTCACGTGCCGCGCGCAAAAGCGATCAATCACGCCGATCTGGTTTTCCATGAACGCGATCGTCTGCTCGATGCTGCTGCGCACGTTCGCCTGGGAGCACGTGAGCAGCTGATACTCCGCGATCAGCGCGCGCGCGAGTTGCCGGCGGCGCTGCACCAGTGCCTGCACGTACAGTAGTTGCGGGTCGGACAACGGCTCGACGAGTTGGGCGCACGACGGATGCTGATCGAACTTGCAGGCCAGTTCCGTCAGCAAACGGGCGCGCGCCCCTTTTCGGTCGAGCGGAATCTCGACCGCGCCCGCGAGGAAATCGCGGGCCTGATGCGGATAGGCAACGGCCACCGCCAGTCGCGCGGCCTGCAGCGCGCAAGCCACCTCGACTTCGGCGCCGCCGGACGACTCCAGCACGACGCGCGCAGGAGCCAATCCGGCGATTGCATCGGTCATCGACTCGATGCCGAACGTCTCGTTCCGGTAGCCGAGGATCACCCTCAGCGACGAGACGCCGACCTCAACCGTCTCGTACGTCACGCTGATGCCGACAAACACGCGCTCGGGCGCCAACGCCTCGCCGTGCTGTTGCGCTGCTCGATCGCTCATACGAATTCGCTCCTGATCTCGCCCTTCAGTCCGGCCGGGAAAAAATTTGGACACCGATGTTCGTCACTAGAACTGTCACAATCGAAATGTAATATTTCAGATGGAACTGGTTCCATCCGCTTCGCTTCGTCATCCCGGGGTGATTGCGCGATCGATCTTCCGAACACGCCGCGACACCGATGACAGGCCGCCGCGTCGAAGCTCCCCGAGACCGACATGACGCATCTTCAAAAAATTCAATGATCAGGAATCCTCAGACTTAATGGGCGATATCGCATCGATCAGGAACCGGTTGCGATCCTGACCACGCAACCATGCCGGCTCCCGGCCCACGCCGGACCACGTCCGCCCGGTCCGCGGGTCGAAATACTTTGCCCGGCG
Encoded proteins:
- the ceoR gene encoding putative multidrug efflux transcriptional regulator CeoR — translated: MDRLQAMQVFTRVVDTSSFTKAAETLSLPRASVTTIIQNLEAFLGVRLMHRTTRRLSLTPDGAAYYERCVRILADVEETEASFQANNRKPHGKLRIDMPGSIGRLLVIPSLCEFHTRYPDIDLQLGLSDRPVDLLQEGVDCVIRVGALQDSSLVARRVGLFEGVTVAAPSYLEHFGEPKTIEDLSQHKAVNYFSSRTGRTIDWSFLIDGKETEIKMESIVSVNDADAYVTCGIEGFGLIQPPLFMVLPHLREGRLKEVLPGIKPLPMPISVVYPHSRHLSPKVRVFVDWIAEVFDRCPLLSGKGSLDATCSKRTFEEAERAPALDTPVINEWVA